Proteins encoded in a region of the Trypanosoma brucei gambiense DAL972 chromosome 11, complete sequence genome:
- a CDS encoding 60S ribosomal protein L24, putative: protein MRIEQCSFCGAPIYPGHGQMFVRNDCKIFRFCASKCRKNFGMKRNPMKLKWTKTFRKANGKELAVDSTMDFEQRRHVPVKYNRELLHNTLKVMKRVERIKQSRQEALWERRMERAHLQERRDAASALKHNIDWIEDTEVKHKARDDLVAVQQEAEVKKQQRREAARKRAQKRREMERAAGAPTNTSVKSRH from the coding sequence ATGAGGATTGAGCAGTGTTCATTCTGCGGTGCACCGATATACCCCGGTCATGGTCAGATGTTTGTGCGCAATGATTGTAAAATATTTCGTTTCTGCGCCTCCAAGTGCCGAAAGAACTTTGGTATGAAGCGTAACCCAATGAAGCTCAAATGGACCAAGACGTTTCGTAAAGCCAATGGTAAGGAACTTGCCGTAGATAGCACGATGGACTTTGAGCAGCGTCGCCACGTCCCCGTTAAGTATAACCGGGAGCTGCTTCATAACACCTTGAAGGTTATGAAACGTGTGGAGCGCATTAAGCAGAGTCGACAAGAGGCGCTTTGGGAGCGGCGTATGGAGAGGGCACACCTGCAAGAGCGCCGTGACGCCGCGTCGGCACTTAAGCACAACATTGATTGGATTGAGGACACGGAGGTTAAACACAAGGCGCGTGATGATCTTGTGGCGGTGCAGCAGGAGGCAGAGGtgaagaagcagcagcgacgCGAGGCCGCACGTAAGCGAGCGCAGAAGCGGCGGGAGATGGAGAGGGCCGCCGGTGCCCCCACAAATACTTCCGTGAAGAGTCGTCACTGA
- a CDS encoding kinesin, putative, producing the protein MGGEDNVARRGSCSGAVVEVKQPSDDGTIRVVVRVRPLSTVEHANPSVRNIVQCLKDGIVVNGAPSKMSSRYFGAPHAKPRPRQFNVDQVFHHYSSQFEVYEACRHVIAGAFEGVNGSVLAYGSTGSGKTHTMFGGQMSAAGVIYQAVQDILETKSELEENEKTVTTRCSFMEVYNEKVYDLLAQTSGQGKRKELNVQELTHSNDTSCYGSFINGRCGVNPESLAVRGLTYCTPETADDFARCVERGHINRFVASTDANAHSSRSHAIFTVEIEVKDTVNASLGTVGRIRFCDLAGSERAAGSSNRGDRLREGGNINRSLLALSAVVQELVQRREHPERTHYIPYRGSKLTRLLQDSIGGNCRTLMLFCISPSSMNYEETINTMLFAMQAKKIRVTAKRHEFAVDSKVVAANQEALIEELRAELALARDELLQLRGANANNANGAARTSPRAVSPPQAKDLEVPTLSLSAQRTERDWMQLPLEATGRASMRSSTRTPKVVEAMELSADLQKKTKSLSATKELLYREMREAEEAHSELNMRLRQQKWKLVRFLSAKQKGSGKGVDGELSTSVGVAGQQRAIKEMEVELTAHGGEIKRLREKMDATDKELDKVRQELLREKQHPFLELLLDNVKLRQNCTEAECLAAHYHQEYRAVMSHEEEFSQALSKCVQAIKSMLPLTTPNSSVWEEAQLALMYANLPSIPTADIIHVVQKSMRSGRASPMASAESRFRRSSTQGIEARLQYQVSNGPDSRSLVVHSSPKKATGAYSNRSVAGTNTPLSGNSRSTIAAAKCQRTPKAMTVPPRPVTRPSTRQPAGATFKKPPCPKGAIKVGHRDPANLSTVNGKKNTIIGSPCKEMTLASSRPHAARTDAGKAASPTFSRCATRTHVKFSEDVVPFTRSLTFNGISRTKARQSNGTPSLRERHNNFTPPRRMRRTNKDYGTGEEDIHPRRVLNDGLEERFKKLLDEVKLWHSDKASTDSGLNVST; encoded by the coding sequence ATGGGCGGAGAAGATAACGTCGCTAGACGTGGAAGTTGTAGTGGCGCTGTCGTAGAGGTGAAGCAGCCGAGCGATGACGGTACAATCCGGGTTGTTGTGCGCGTACGGCCCCTGTCAACGGTTGAGCATGCGAACCCCAGCGTCCGAAATATCGTGCAGTGCTTGAAGGATGGAATAGTTGTGAATGGAGCGCCGTCCAAAATGTCATCTCGTTACTTTGGTGCGCCTCACGCCAAGCCGCGTCCGAGGCAGTTCAATGTTGATCAAGTGTTTCACCATTATAGTTCTCAGTTTGAAGTGTACGAGGCCTGCCGGCATGTAATCGCGGGGGCATTTGAAGGTGTTAACGGATCTGTTCTCGCTTATGGGTCGACTGGTTCAGGGAAAACTCACACGATGTTTGGCGGACAAATGAGTGCTGCTGGTGTCATTTACCAGGCTGTGCAGGACATCTTAGAGACGAAGAGTGAgctggaggaaaatgaaaagacaGTGACCACCCGCTGCAGCTTCATGGAAGTATACAACGAAAAGGTGTACGACCTTCTGGCGCAGACAAGTGGTCAGGGGAAGCGGAAGGAATTGAACGTGCAGGAGCTCACTCATTCCAATGACACCAGTTGTTACGGTAGCTTTATCAACGGACGTTGCGGTGTTAACCCCGAAAGTCTTGCGGTGCGGGGCCTCACGTACTGCACGCCGGAAACGGCGGATGACTTCGCTCGGTGTGTGGAGCGTGGACACATCAACCGCTTTGTGGCTTCCACGGACGCCAATGCACACTCGAGCCGCTCTCACGCGATCTTCACCGTAGAGATAGAAGTGAAGGACACAGTCAACGCATCGCTTGGGACCGTTGGACGCATCCGCTTCTGCGATTTGGCTGGGTCTGAAAGAGCAGCAGGTAGCAGCAACAGGGGTGACCGCTTGCGTGAGGGTGGAAATATCAACCGCTCCCTTCTTGCACTTAGCGCTGTTGTGCAGGAGTTAGTGCAGCGGAGAGAGCACCCCGAGAGGACGCATTACATTCCATACCGTGGATCTAAACTCACGCGGCTACTGCAGGACAGTATCGGGGGGAACTGTAGGACGCTGATGTTGTTCTGTATCAGTCCTAGCAGCATGAACTACGAGGAGACCATCAACACTATGCTCTTTGCGATgcaagcaaagaaaatacgCGTGACAGCAAAACGCCATGAGTTTGCGGTTGACTCGAAAGTCGTGGCAGCAAATCAAGAGGCACTCATTGAGGAGCTTCGTGCTGAGTTGGCTTTGGCGCGCGATGAGCTCCTACAGTTGCGTGGTGCCAACGCGAATAATGCCAACGGGGCAGCCCGCACATCCCCACGGGCCGTTTCACCTCCACAGGCGAAAGACCTGGAAGTGCCAACATTGTCCCTGTCAGCGCAACGTACGGAGCGGGACTGGATGCAACTTCCTCTCGAGGCAACAGGTAGGGCATCAATGCGGTCCTCTACACGAACTCCAAAAGTAGTGGAAGCGATGGAATTGTCAGCGGACCTTCAGAAGAAAACTAAGTCTCTATCAGCGACAAAAGAGCTACTCTATCGTGAAATGCGGGAGGCTGAGGAAGCACATAGTGAGTTGAATATGCGTCTTCGGCAGCAGAAGTGGAAGCTCGTTCGCTTTTTGTCCGCAAAGCAGAAGGGCTCCGGCAAGGGCGTAGATGGGGAACTGTCGACCTCCGTCGGCGTCGCTGGGCAGCAGCGCGCAATCAAGGAGATGGAGGTGGAATTGACTGCACACGGAGGGGAAATCAAACGCCTTCGGGAGAAGATGGACGCAACTGATAAGGAGCTTGACAAGGTACGGCAGGAGTTACTGCGGGAGAAGCAACATCCTTTCTTGGAACTTCTCCTTGATAATGTAAAGCTGAGACAGAACTGCACAGAGGCGGAATGCCTGGCGGCACATTATCACCAAGAATACCGTGCTGTCATGAGTCATGAGGAAGAGTTTTCGCAGGCGCTAAGCAAGTGTGTGCAGGCAATTAAGAGCATGTTGCCATTGACCACACCCAACTCGTCAGTATGGGAAGAAGCACAACTTGCACTCATGTATGCAAACCTTCCTTCCATCCCGACCGCAGACATAATTCACGTAGTCCAGAAATCTATGAGAAGTGGTAGGGCGTCTCCCATGGCGTCCGCTGAATCACGTTTTAGGCGGTCGTCAACACAGGGCATAGAGGCACGCCTACAATACCAGGTATCAAATGGTCCAGACAGTAGGAGCTTGGTGGTGCATAGCTCGCCCAAGAAAGCCACGGGGGCGTACAGCAATAGGAGTGTAGCCGGCACGAATACGCCGCTTTCCGGAAATAGCCGTTCGACAATCGCTGCAGCAAAGTGTCAGCGGACACCGAAGGCAATGACTGTTCCGCCACGGCCGGTGACGAGACCCAGCACTCGTCAGCCTGCTGGTGCCACGTTCAAGAAACCACCCTGCCCTAAGGGTGCAATTAAGGTGGGCCATAGGGATCCCGCAAACCTCTCCACGGTAAACGGCAAGAAGAACACCATCATCGGCTCACCGTGTAAAGAAATGACCCTCGCTTCCTCCCGCCCACATGCTGCACGGACAGACGCGGGTAAAGCGGCGAGTCCCACCTTCTCGCGGTGTGCCACAAGGACCCATGTAAAGTTTTCAGAGGATGTAGTTCCATTTACTCGCTCACTCACATTTAACGGAATCAGTCGCACGAAGGCAAGACAAAGTAACGGAACTCCCTCTTTACGTGAGCGGCACAACAACTTCACACCACCCAGGCGTATGCGTAGAACGAACAAGGACTATGGGACCGGCGAGGAGGATATCCACCCAAGACGGGTGCTAAATGACGGTCTCGAGGAACGTTTCAAGAAGCTCTTAGACGAGGTAAAACTGTGGCATAGCGATAAGGCATCTACCGATTCCGGACTCAACGTCTCCACCTGA